A genomic window from Brassica oleracea var. oleracea cultivar TO1000 chromosome C8, BOL, whole genome shotgun sequence includes:
- the LOC106311994 gene encoding DNA replication ATP-dependent helicase/nuclease DNA2 isoform X3: MQSLRLLTLLVVETVLSRPHRHFHALTTSAACRVTGTGQHKKALLELLDQVEDVISVDDKTADDVGTVVPQIRLEDDNICSVGICNSVDGGPIALLKKDNSVNPDSYFLVLEVSEKRGLAGSSRVQCPYKVLRLLDERTGKECALYLWDEWFYSTVSPGDSINVIGDFDGEGKCDVDHQNNFLIVHPDTLVAGTKVAASFGCPRRTVLDERLRSNEHATAALLGTLLHQVFQAGLTQESPSADGLQEYASMVIKNNIESLYACGVHERGVKATLHEAIPKMLNWIHHFRDSKDSTISNVNFGSTNGQRMVKISEVIDIEEMSWAPKYGLKGMVDASVRVIVGSDMNTANEKLMPLEFKSGKAPNGQASMEHCAQVILYTLLMSERYLKHIDNGLLYYLQSDQTQGISVQRSDLVGLIIRRNELANDILVASTTQQLPPMLRNPNMCRNCRHLDACTIYHKADGGNTESSGLADLFDAHVSHLSTLHFKFIRHWNRLIDLEAREMKLPRKDIAHPHGSKGSDSASHLSSMVLDMKDGFQHHSSHKDSRFIYRFVRQNSSESRERVPIEDTTRTGTTAADDLDCRLKTGDRVILRTEVSHLTVANGIIAEISRTHVSVSFSKRLRLPWSEPSSEVANLTNELWRIYKDEFMTSFSIMRFNLMQLFIQSIHTIGIRKMIVDLEPPRFDNGSILSQDPAISYIWSEKSLNNDQRQAILKILTAKDYALILGMPGTGKTSTMVHAVKALLIRGSSILLASYTNSAVDNLLIKLKAQGIEFLRIGRDEAVHEEVRESCFSAMDMCSVDDIKTKLDQVKVVASTCLGINSPYLVNRRFDVCIIDEAGQIALPVSIGPLLFASTFVLVGDHYQLPPLVQSTEARENGMGISLFRRLSEAHPQAISMLQNQYRMCRGIMELSNALIYGDRLCCGSAEVANATLVLSTSSSNSPWLRKVLEPARTVVFINTDMLRAFEARDQNAINNPVEASIIAEIVEELVNNGVDSKDIGIITPYNSQASLIQHAIPTASVEIHTIDKYQGRDKDCIIVSFVRSREKPRSSGSSLLGDWHRINVALTRAKKKLIMVGSQRTLSKVPLLMLLLKKVKEQSGILTLSPGDLKP, encoded by the exons ATGCAGAGTTTGAGATTGTTAACACTTCTAGTAGTGGAAACAGTCCTTTCCAGACCCCACCGTCACTTTCATGCTCTCACAACAAG TGCAGCTTGCAGGGTCACGGGCACTGGACAACATAAAAAG GCCTTGCTTGAACTTCTAGATCAAGTGGAGGATGTCATCTCAGTTGATGACAAAACAGCTGACGATGTGGGGACTGTGGTGCCCCAAATTCGTCTTGAAGATGATAACATCTGTTCCGTTGGTATCTGCAACTCCGTAGACGGAGGGCCAATTGCTCTACTAAAAAAAGATAATTCTGTAAATCCAGATAGCTATTTCCTTGTATTGGAG GTATCTGAGAAACGTGGCCTGGCTGGCTCTTCTAGGGTCCAGTGTCCTTATAAG GTTCTTCGCTTGCTAGACGAGCGCACTGGAAAAGAATGCGCTTTGTATCTCTGGGATGAATG GTTTTACAGCACTGTATCACCAGGAGATTCCATCAATGTTATTGGAGACTTTGACGGAGAGGGCAAGTGTGACGTAGACCATCAAAATAATTTCTTAATTGTTCATCCTGATACCCTTGTTGCTGGAACTAAG GTTGCAGCAAGTTTTGGTTGTCCAAGGAGAACCGTGCTAGATGAGAGGCTAAGATCCAATGAACACGCTACAGCTGCCTTGCTTGGAACCTTGCTGCATCAAGTTTTTCAG GCAGGTCTCACGCAAGAGTCTCCATCTGCAGATGGTTTGCAGGAATATGCGAGCATGGTGATTAAGAATAATATTGAGAGCTTATATGCATGTGGAG TGCATGAGCGAGGCGTGAAAGCAACCTTACACGAAGCTATCCCAAAAATGTTGAATTGGATTCATCACTTCCGAGATTCGAAG GACTCAACAATATCAAATGTTAATTTTGGGTCTACTAATGGGCAGCGAATGGTAAAGATATCAGAG GTAATTGACATTGAGGAGATGTCATGGGCCCCTAAATATGGTCTGAAAGGAATGGTTGATGCTTCAGTCAGAGTGATAGTTGGGTCTGACATGAACACAGCGAATGAGAAACTAATGCCTCTTGAGTTTAAATCTGGAAAGGCTCCTAATGGGCAG GCATCAATGGAACATTGTGCACAGGTGATCTTGTACACGCTCCTTATGTCTGAGAG GTACCTAAAGCATATTGACAATGGCCTTCTGTATTATCTACAGTCAGATCAGACACAG GGAATTTCTGTTCAAAGATCAGATTTGGTGGGTCTGATTATTCGTCGTAATGAACTTGCAAATGACATCCTCGTCGCATCAACAACCCAACAACTGCCACCAATGTTACGG AATCCAAATATGTGCCGTAACTGTCGCCATCTGGACGCCTGCACGATTTATCATAAG GCAGATGGTGGAAACACGGAGAGTAGCGGACTCGCCGATCTCTTTGACGCACATGTATCTCATCTTTCAACTTTGCATTTTAAATTCATACGACACTGGAACAGACTGATTGACTTGGAAGCTAGAGAGATGAAG CTTCCCAGGAAAGATATTGCACATCCACATGGTTCAAAGGGCAGCGACTCAGCTAGTCATCTTTCTTCTATGGTTCTTGACATGAAAGATGGGTTTCAGCATCATAGCTCTCATAAAGATTCTAGATTCATTTATCGTTTTGTACGTCAAAACTCATCTGAATCTAGAGAAAGAGTACCCATCGAAGATACGACTAGGACTGGAACCACTGCAGCTGATGACCTGGATTGCAGACTTAAAACAGGAGACCGCGTG ATTCTTCGCACAGAAGTCAGCCACCTAACAGTTGCAAATGGAATTATAGCAGAGATTAGTCGCACTCATGTATCA GTTTCTTTTTCCAAGCGTTTACGTCTTCCTTGGAGTGAGCCTTCTTCTGAGGTGGCCAATCTCACTAATGAGTTATGGCGAATTTACAAGGATGAATTCATGACATCATTTTCAATTATGAG GTTCAATCTCATGCAGCTTTTCATACAAAGCATACATACCATTGGCATCAGGAAAATGATTGTGGATCTTGAG CCTCCTAGATTTGACAATGGATCTATACTGAGCCAGGATCCAGCAATATCATATATTTGGTCAGAAAAGAGCTTAAATAATGATCAGCGTCAAGCTATACTAAAG ATACTGACTGCGAAGGACTATGCGTTAATCTTAGGAATGCCTGGAACAGGGAAAACCTCCACAATGGTCCATGCTGTGAAAGCTTTGTTGATCAGAGGTTCATCTATTCTGCTGGCATCTTACACAAACTCTGCAGTTGATAATCTACTTATCAAATTAAAAGCACAG GGAATTGAGTTTTTACGTATTGGAAGAGACGAGGCTGTACACGAAGAAGTTCGAGAAAGTTGCTTTTCGG CTATGGATATGTGCAGTGTCGACGACATCAAAACAAAGTTGGACCAGGTCAAAGTTGTGGCCTCTACTTGTCTGGGAATCAATAGTCCATACCTTGTGAATAGGCGATTTGACGTATGCATTATTGATGAAGCCGGCCAAATTGCCCTCCCT GTATCAATAGGACCTTTGCTGTTTGCCTCTACATTTGTACTTGTTGGCGACCACTATCAACTACCGCCACTAGTGCAG AGTACAGAGGCTAGAGAGAATGGGATGGGGATAAGCTTGTTTCGTAGGTTATCAGAAGCTCATCCTCAGGCAATTTCAATGTTACAAAACCAG TACCGAATGTGTCGAGGTATTATGGAACTATCAAATGCCTTGATATATGGAGACAGATTGTGCTGTGGTTCCGCTGAAGTAGCTAATGCCACACTTGTTCTTTCTACTTCCAGTTCTAATTCGCCATGGCTTAGGAAG GTTCTGGAGCCAGCGAGAACAGTTGTATTTATTAACACAG ATATGCTGCGTGCTTTTGAAGCCAGGGATCAGAATGCGATCAACAATCCAGTTGAAGCTTCAATAATAGCTGAG ATTGTGGAGGAGCTAGTTAACAATGGAGTGGATAGTAAAGATATTGGAATCATTACTCCTTATAATTCACAAGCGAGCCTCATTCAACACGCAATTCCAACGGCGTCTGTGGAGATACATACTATTGACAAGTATCAG GGAAGAGATAAAGACTGCATAATAGTATCCTTTGTGAGATCGAGAGAGAAACCAAGGAGTTCTGGCTCTTCACTGCTCGGAGATTGGCATAGGATCAACGTTGCTTTGACACGAGCCAAG AAAAAGTTGATAATGGTGGGATCACAAAGAACACTATCAAAAGTTCCACTCCTGATGCTTCTGCTGAAGAAGGTTAAAGAGCAGTCAGGTATCTTGACTCTTTCTCCGGGGGATCTAAAACCATAA